CGAGCAGGTCCCGTGTGCCGTCGGTCGAGCCGTCGTCGACGATGATGAGCTCGGCCGTGAACGGCGACGCGAGGACCGATGCCACGACCTCGAGGACGGTCTTCTGCTCGTTGAAGCACGGCATGACCACCGAGAGGCATGCCCGTTCGTCTCGCTCGCTCACCACCGACACCAGGGTACGCGCCTCAGGTTCCGTCGACGGACCAGTGCCACGGCTCGCTCGCCAGGTTGTGGAACCCGAACAGGTGGGCGTTGGCCGCGAGCCACTGGAACGCCGGGCTGTCCTGGGAGGAGATCGTCCGGCCGTCGTAGGTGAAGTCGATGGCCAGGCCGAGCTCGTGGAGCGACGAGCCGGGGCGGGCGGTGGGCGGGGAGCACTCGCCCGCGGGCCGCTCCCACACCGAGTACGGGTCGTCGCCGCCGCAGTGGGCGATCCGCAGGCGGATCTGCTCCTCGTTCGTGCGGTGGGAGCCGCCACCGAGGTGGATCCCGTCGGCTTCGGCCGCGGCGAGGAGGCCCTCGACCTGCGGCGCGATCGAGCGGTGGACGCGGAACCCACGCACGTCGACGAGCGGCACGTCCCCGGTCGCGCGCGTCCCGTCGACGAGGCCGCGGTTCACCTGGGCCAGCTGCAGCGCCACCAGCCCCGTCTCGTGCGACGCCTCGCCGATGCGGTGCTGCACCGCGGCGTGCAGGTCGGCCTGCTCCTGGCGCGCGCCGACCAGGTCGGCGAGCTCCTGCACGGCGCGCTCCTGGGCGGTCTCGGCACGCCGTTCGGCGTCCTCGGCGTCGCGACGCTGGTCGCCGAGCCGGCCGCGTGCCTCGCGCAGCTGGCGGACGATGTCGGTGTCCCGCCGGTTCTGGACGTCGAGGTACACCTCGAGCGAGACGGCGTCGCTCGGCGCGGCGGCGTGCAGCATGGTCTCCATGCGGTCGGCCTGCGGGGGCGCCACGTAGGCGGCGACCGCCATCGCCGCCATCTGCTCCTCGAGCTGCGCGACCTCGGCCTGGGTGGCGGCCTCCTCGCGACGCGCGGCCTCGGCGGTGACGTACGCCTGGGCGTAGACGTCCTGCGCCTCCGCGACCTCCGCCGTCTTCAGCGCCACGTAGTCGTCGAGCACCGCGATCGCCGAACGGAGCTCGGCGTCGGATGCCTCCAGGAAGTCCAGCTCGGCGACGAGGGCACGCTGGCGCTCCGCGAGGGCCTGGCGGTCGTCGTCGGCACGATCCGCGCCGGCGACGGCCGGAGCGAGCGCTGCGACGAGGAGGGTGCCGCTGAGGATCAGCCGCCAGCGACGGGTGCGAACCGATGACACGTGGAACCTCGGGAGGACGGTGCACGGCAGCAGGCCGTGCGGCCGTGTCATCCATCGGCCGACTTCCGGCCGCTCTTGAGGAACCTCGCCCCCGACGGGGCAGGCGTCACAGGATCTGGGAGATGAAGAGCTTCGTCCGCTCCTCCCGCGGATCCTCGAAGAAGTGCTCGGGGGACCCCACCTCGACGACCTCGCCGTCGGCCATGAAGACGACCCGGTCGGCGACCTCACGAGCGAAGCCCATCTCGTGGGTGACGACGATCATCGTCATGCCGCTGCGGGCCAGCTCCTTCATGGCGTCGAGGACCTCGGCGACCATCTCGGGGTCGAGGGCCGACGTCGGTTCGTCGAAGAGCATCACCTTGGGGCGCATGGCCAGTGCCCGGGCGATGGCCACGCGCTGCTGCTGACCGCCCGAGAGCTGCCCGGGGTACTTGTGGGCCTGCTCGGGGATCTTCACCCGTTCGAGCAGCTCCATGGCGGTCGCCTCGGCCTCCTTGGCCGCCTGCCGCCGCACCTGCCGCGGGGCCAGGGTGACGTTCTCGAGCACCGTCATGTGCGGGAACAGGTTGAAGGACTGGAAGACCATCCCGGTCTCCCGCCGCACGGTCTGGACGTTGCGCACGTCGTCGTTGACCTCGACCCCGTCGACCAGGATCCGGCCGGCGTCGTGCGCCTCCAGCCGGTTGATGCAGCGGATCAGGGTCGACTTGCCCGAGCCCGACGGCCCGCAGACGACCACGACCTCCTGGCGCCCGACGACGAGGTCGATGTCGCGCAGGGCCTGGAAGTCCCCGAAGAGCTTCTGCACCCCCTCGAGCACGATCATCGGCTCGCCGGTGCCGCCGGGCACCGTCGCCCCGGAGCTCAACGTGTCGGTCATCTCACACCCACCCCCAGTCGGGTCTCGAGCCGTCGGCTCTCCCTGGACATCGAGTACGACACCGCCCAGAACAAGAAGGCGACGAACGGCAGCGTCACCGCCTGCAACCCACGTCCCACGAAGTCGTCCTGGCTCGTGGCGGAGTCGGCCACGGCGAGGACCTCGGTCAGGGTGATCGCGAAGAGCAGCGTGGTGTCCTGGAAGAGGCTGATGAACTGGCCGACCATCGCCGGGATCACCGCCCGCAGGGCCTGGGGCAGCACGATCCGCCGCATGACCGCGAAGGTGGAGAGCCCCACCGCCTGACCGGCCTCGATCTGCCCGCGCGGCACGCTCTGGAGACCGCCCCGGACGATCTCGGCGATGTAGGCGGACTCGAAGATCACGATGGCGACGAGCGCGCGGACGACCAGGCTCGGTGGCGACATCGACGGCGGCAGGAAGAAGCCGATCATCAGCTGCGCCATGATCAGCAGGGCGATGAGCGGGACCCCCCGGAAGAACTCGATGTAGGCGACCGAGACGATGCGCACCGCCGGCAGGCGCGACCGCCGCCCGAGGGCCAGGAGCAGACCGAGGGGGAAGGCCAGGATGATGCCGGCGAAGGTGACGAAGAGGTTGAGGTGCAGGCCGCTCCAGCCGTCCCACCCGACGCCTCCCGCAGCGGTGAGGACGAGCACCGACACCACGAAGCCGGCGACGAACACCAGGACGCCGTAGCGGCGGAACCCGGCGGGGGCCCGACGCCCTGCGACCACGCCGGCGGCGCCGAGGGCGAGGACGCCGATCGTCAGCAACGTCGGCGCGATGGTGCGGGTGAAGGACAGGACGACGACGACCATCAGCATCAGCGGCCAGAAGCGCCGCAGCGCGCTGGCCGCGGTCAGGTGCTCCACGCTGCGGCCGCGACGCTCGGCGTCGGCGGCTGCGGCCGATGCCAACATCCCCGCTGTCAGCCCGAGCGACAGCGCCAGCACCGCCCCGGCCGCCCACGGGCGCCACAGCTGGGAGCGATCGAAGCGGCCGACCATGAACAGCGTGAGGTTGCGGCGGACGATCTCCCAGTCCGCGTTGACGAACACGAACGCCAGCAGCCGGTAGGCCGCCCACCCGAGGAACCCCCCGAACACCACGGTCAGCACGGAGTTCAGCGTGCTGTTGAACAGGTTGCTGCGGACCCACGGGAGCGGACCGGTGGCCCCTCGGACGCGCGTGGCCGTCGTCATCGCGACACCAGGTGGAGGCGGCGGTTCACGAGGTTGGTGACGGCGGCGATCGTGAGCGACAGCGCGAGGTAGGTCAGCATCATCAGGCCGATCGACTGGGGCGCCGGGTTGCCGTTGCCGATGACGGTGAGCGTCGTCTGGGTCAGCTCGAAGAAGCCGATCGCCAGGGCGAGCGACGAGTTCTTGGTCAGGTTGAGGTACTGGTTGGCCATGGGCGGCACGGCGATGCGGAACGCCTGGGGCAGCACGACGAAGCGCAGCCGCTGGAAGCCGGACAGGGCCAGGGCATCCGATGCCTCGACCTGGCCCTTCGGCACCGCCTGGATGCTGCCCCGGACGATCTCGGCGATGTAGCTGGCCGTGTACACCACGAGCGCGAGGAGGAGCGCCGCGTAGTTCGCGCTCATCGCCCACCCGTCCTCGACCTGGACGCCGACGATCTGCGGTCGGTCGAGCACGAGGGGGCCGCCCAGGGCGAACCAACCGACGCCGCCGACGACGAGCACCACGGCGGCGGACAGCGCGACACGGTGGTGCGGCTCGCCGGTCGCGACGTTGCGCCGCGTGCGCCAGATCCACACCGCGGCGGCGCCGACGAGCGCGACGAGCAGGACCACCTGGTAGGTGCCCGCGCGGGGCCCTTCGAAGGCGGGCGCGACGATGCCGATCGTCCGGTTGCTGACGATGACGAGGCCGAACCAGTCGGCGGCCTCCTGGATGCGGGGCAGGCGGAGGATCACCGCCGAGAACGTGAAGACGATGACGATGAGCGGCGGCAGGTTCCGCAGGGTCTCGACGTAGAGCGTCGCCGCCTTGCGCACCAGCCAGTTGGTGGAGAGGCTGGCGACCCCGACGGCGACGCCGAGGATCGTGGCGAGCACGATGCCGATCGCCGCCACCGAGATGGTGTTGGCCAGGCCGACGAGCAGGGCCTCGCGCACCGTCTGGCTGGCCCTGAAGTCCGAGCCGAGGATCTGGAAGCCGGCCGGTTGGTCGAGGAAGCTGAGGTCGGTGCTCAGCCCGGCACGGTCGAGGTTCCCGATGAGGTTGCCGAACAGCCAGCGGAGCAGCAGGACCACGCCGACCAGGAAGACCACCTGCAGCGCGCCGCGCAGCACGCGCGCGTCACGCCACGGGGGTGGCCTCCTGGTCGAGGTGGTCGCCGTCACGCCGGCGTGCGGCTACCGGTACGGCGGCGGGTAGAGGAGTCCGCCCTCGGTGTAGAGGTCGTTGAGGCCCCGCTCGAGCCCGAGCGCGGTGTCGGGACCGACGTGGCGCTCGTAGATCTCGCCGTAGTTCCCCACCTGGGAGATCACCTCGTAGGCGAAGTCCTCCGACAGGCCGAGACCCGGATCGAGGACGGCGTTGTCCTCGCCGGCCGGTTGACCGAGGAAGCGGAGGATCTCCGGGTCCTCGCTGTCGAGGAAGTCGTCGACGTTCTCGCTCGTGATGCCCCACTCCTCGGCCTGGATCGTGGAGATCACCGCCCAGTTGACGGCGTCGTACCACTGCGGGTCGCCGTCGCGCACCGCCGGGCCGAGTGGCTCCTTCGAGAACGTCTCGTCGAGGATCGTCAGCGCCTCGGGTCCGCCGTCGGCGTCGGGGTAGGCGGAGCGGACCGCGGCGAGCTGCGACTTGTCGGACGTCCACCCGTCGCACTGGCCGCTGATGAACGCCTCACGCAACAGGTCGTTGTCCTCGAACGACAGCGGTTCGTAGGTGAGGCCGGCGGCGTTGAACCGACTGGCGAGGTTGAGCTCGGTCGTCGTGCCCGACAGCACACAGATCGAGGTGCCGTCCATGTCGTCGATCGACGAGTACTCGCCGCTGCGGACCATCATCCCCTGGCCGTCGTAGAACGTCGTCATGGCGAAGGCGGCGCCCTCACCGCCGTCGCGGGTGGCGGTCCACGTCGTGTTGCGCACGAGGACGTCGATCTCGCCGGACTGCAGCGCCGTGAAGCGGTCGGCCGCGGCGAGCGGCCGGTACTCCACGGCATCGGCGTCGCCGAGCACGGCGGCGGCGATCACCCGGCAGTAGTCGATGTCGAAGCCCGAGAAGTTGCCCTCCTCGTCGATCACGCCGAAGCCGGGCACGGCGTCGTTGACGCCGCACACGAGGGTGCCAGCCTCCTGCACCGAGGCGAGCAGGCTCTCACCGTCCTGGGCCGGCTGGAACTCGACGGTCTCCTGCGTGGTGTCGCTGCCGTCGTCGGATGCATCGTCGTCGGCGTCGTCGCCGCTGCACGCGCCGAGGAGCATCGCTCCCACCGCCAGCACCGCCGCCCATCGCCACCTTCTCTGGTTCATGTCGGACACTCCCCTTCGTTCGTGGTGGCCAGACGGTAGGTCATGGCCACCGACGCGCGTCGGGAAAGTCAGGAAGGTGTCGCCGTGCGTTCACACGGCAGGCGCGACGCCCGCGCCCACGTCCGGCTCAGGCGGAGTCGGCGGCGAGCAGGTCGCGGATGGAGACGATGCCGACGGGCACGCCGTCCTCGACGACCGGCAGGTGGCGGATCCCGCCGTCGACCATGCGCCGACCCACCTCGGCGAGGCTCTCGTCGGGCGCCACCGTGACCACCTCGAAGGTCATCACGTCCTCGGCCCGCTCCTCGTCCGGGTCGGCCCCCTCGGCGAGGGCGCGGACGACGTCGCGCTCGGAGACGATGCCGGCGATCGGCTGGGCACCCTTGACGACGACGGCACCGACCTCCTCGCGGGTGAGCACCTCGGAGATCTCACGCAACGTCGAACCGAGCCGCACGGTGACCGTGGTGCGGCGCATGACCGTGGCGATGGGGTTGGCGGTGCTGAGCATCGGGGTCTCCGGGGTCTCGAGCCGGCGGTTCCGGCTGCTGACCTCAATCTCCCGCGACGCTCCGATCCTCGACAGGGCCGAAGGTCCCCAGCGCCGTGGGCCCACGGCGCCGTTCCCACTCTGCGATCGCCTCCCCCATCGGCGTCGACGGGGGGCCGTCGGTGAAGCGCCACAGCTCCTCGGCGATGCGCCGCCAGTTCGCCGTCGCGCCGATCTGCCCGAAGATCGCGTAGAGCCCGAGGTTGATGCGCTGGATGACGACGAACGACGGCGGCACGTTGATGGCCCGCATCACGTGCCCGTAGGGGCCTGTGGCGTCGAACATGTGCCGCACGATGAGCGACGCGTAGGCGTCGTCGATCGTCGAGGGGCCGTCGAGTCGCACGAACTCGTAGAAGTGGGTGAAGTACTCGAAGACGTCGGCGTCGGAGATCGGCGCGGCGGCCGGCACGATCCCCAGGCGGTCGACGACGGCACGGAAGCGCCCCGGGTCGGGGTCGACGACGACCGCCTGGATCAGCTGCTCGAAGCCGTCGAGGTCCGACTCCGTGAACCGCTTGACCAGGCCGTAGTCGAGGAACGTGACGCGACCACCCGGCGCGAACAGGTAGTTGCCGGGGTGCGGGTCGCCGTTGAACACGCCCAGCCGGTAGATGC
This portion of the Actinomarinicola tropica genome encodes:
- a CDS encoding D-alanyl-D-alanine carboxypeptidase family protein; translated protein: MSSVRTRRWRLILSGTLLVAALAPAVAGADRADDDRQALAERQRALVAELDFLEASDAELRSAIAVLDDYVALKTAEVAEAQDVYAQAYVTAEAARREEAATQAEVAQLEEQMAAMAVAAYVAPPQADRMETMLHAAAPSDAVSLEVYLDVQNRRDTDIVRQLREARGRLGDQRRDAEDAERRAETAQERAVQELADLVGARQEQADLHAAVQHRIGEASHETGLVALQLAQVNRGLVDGTRATGDVPLVDVRGFRVHRSIAPQVEGLLAAAEADGIHLGGGSHRTNEEQIRLRIAHCGGDDPYSVWERPAGECSPPTARPGSSLHELGLAIDFTYDGRTISSQDSPAFQWLAANAHLFGFHNLASEPWHWSVDGT
- a CDS encoding amino acid ABC transporter ATP-binding protein: MTDTLSSGATVPGGTGEPMIVLEGVQKLFGDFQALRDIDLVVGRQEVVVVCGPSGSGKSTLIRCINRLEAHDAGRILVDGVEVNDDVRNVQTVRRETGMVFQSFNLFPHMTVLENVTLAPRQVRRQAAKEAEATAMELLERVKIPEQAHKYPGQLSGGQQQRVAIARALAMRPKVMLFDEPTSALDPEMVAEVLDAMKELARSGMTMIVVTHEMGFAREVADRVVFMADGEVVEVGSPEHFFEDPREERTKLFISQIL
- a CDS encoding amino acid ABC transporter permease, with translation MTTATRVRGATGPLPWVRSNLFNSTLNSVLTVVFGGFLGWAAYRLLAFVFVNADWEIVRRNLTLFMVGRFDRSQLWRPWAAGAVLALSLGLTAGMLASAAAADAERRGRSVEHLTAASALRRFWPLMLMVVVVLSFTRTIAPTLLTIGVLALGAAGVVAGRRAPAGFRRYGVLVFVAGFVVSVLVLTAAGGVGWDGWSGLHLNLFVTFAGIILAFPLGLLLALGRRSRLPAVRIVSVAYIEFFRGVPLIALLIMAQLMIGFFLPPSMSPPSLVVRALVAIVIFESAYIAEIVRGGLQSVPRGQIEAGQAVGLSTFAVMRRIVLPQALRAVIPAMVGQFISLFQDTTLLFAITLTEVLAVADSATSQDDFVGRGLQAVTLPFVAFLFWAVSYSMSRESRRLETRLGVGVR
- a CDS encoding amino acid ABC transporter permease — protein: MLRGALQVVFLVGVVLLLRWLFGNLIGNLDRAGLSTDLSFLDQPAGFQILGSDFRASQTVREALLVGLANTISVAAIGIVLATILGVAVGVASLSTNWLVRKAATLYVETLRNLPPLIVIVFTFSAVILRLPRIQEAADWFGLVIVSNRTIGIVAPAFEGPRAGTYQVVLLVALVGAAAVWIWRTRRNVATGEPHHRVALSAAVVLVVGGVGWFALGGPLVLDRPQIVGVQVEDGWAMSANYAALLLALVVYTASYIAEIVRGSIQAVPKGQVEASDALALSGFQRLRFVVLPQAFRIAVPPMANQYLNLTKNSSLALAIGFFELTQTTLTVIGNGNPAPQSIGLMMLTYLALSLTIAAVTNLVNRRLHLVSR
- a CDS encoding amino acid ABC transporter substrate-binding protein, giving the protein MNQRRWRWAAVLAVGAMLLGACSGDDADDDASDDGSDTTQETVEFQPAQDGESLLASVQEAGTLVCGVNDAVPGFGVIDEEGNFSGFDIDYCRVIAAAVLGDADAVEYRPLAAADRFTALQSGEIDVLVRNTTWTATRDGGEGAAFAMTTFYDGQGMMVRSGEYSSIDDMDGTSICVLSGTTTELNLASRFNAAGLTYEPLSFEDNDLLREAFISGQCDGWTSDKSQLAAVRSAYPDADGGPEALTILDETFSKEPLGPAVRDGDPQWYDAVNWAVISTIQAEEWGITSENVDDFLDSEDPEILRFLGQPAGEDNAVLDPGLGLSEDFAYEVISQVGNYGEIYERHVGPDTALGLERGLNDLYTEGGLLYPPPYR
- a CDS encoding CBS domain-containing protein, translated to MLSTANPIATVMRRTTVTVRLGSTLREISEVLTREEVGAVVVKGAQPIAGIVSERDVVRALAEGADPDEERAEDVMTFEVVTVAPDESLAEVGRRMVDGGIRHLPVVEDGVPVGIVSIRDLLAADSA